A portion of the Corynebacterium ammoniagenes DSM 20306 genome contains these proteins:
- a CDS encoding NAD(P)H-dependent oxidoreductase — translation MKVLIVHAHPGKDSFNAAMKDQAVQTLTADGHDVQVSDLYAMGFDSVPSAADFTAPLDTSDSLTIDLEQEYQFAQGEFSADIVAEQEKVMWCDLMIFQFPIWWFSIPAILKAWVERVMARGFAYGGGRKHAKGVFLGRKAMVSCTTGTAASTYAEDGIEGHIQNLLWPVTNGVFHYMGFEPLPSFVAFAPRNLSGEQRQEILQAYAERLSTLDSTQPLFMHPREDYGANQRLLPDVEPKSGFQWHDFENTEVPPISDEQTYLR, via the coding sequence ATGAAGGTACTAATTGTTCACGCCCACCCTGGCAAAGATTCTTTTAATGCTGCGATGAAGGATCAAGCAGTTCAAACCTTGACCGCCGACGGCCACGACGTCCAGGTCAGTGATCTTTATGCAATGGGGTTTGATTCTGTGCCTTCGGCTGCAGATTTTACCGCGCCGCTGGATACCAGTGACTCGTTGACAATTGACCTGGAGCAGGAATACCAATTCGCGCAAGGTGAATTTTCCGCGGACATCGTTGCTGAGCAAGAAAAAGTCATGTGGTGTGACTTGATGATCTTCCAGTTCCCCATATGGTGGTTTTCTATTCCAGCAATTCTCAAAGCCTGGGTGGAGCGAGTGATGGCGCGCGGCTTCGCTTATGGTGGCGGGCGCAAACACGCCAAGGGAGTATTCCTTGGCAGAAAAGCGATGGTTAGCTGCACTACGGGTACGGCGGCGTCGACGTACGCGGAAGATGGCATCGAAGGCCATATCCAAAACCTGCTGTGGCCTGTCACCAATGGTGTTTTCCACTACATGGGCTTTGAGCCTTTGCCGTCGTTTGTCGCATTCGCCCCGCGCAATCTTTCAGGCGAGCAACGCCAAGAAATTCTTCAGGCGTATGCCGAGCGGCTGTCGACTCTTGATTCGACCCAGCCACTATTTATGCATCCGCGGGAAGATTATGGCGCCAATCAACGGCTGCTTCCTGACGTCGAGCCGAAAAGTGGTTTTCAATGGCATGACTTTGAAAATACAGAAGTCCCGCCGATTTCAGATGAGCAGACGTATTTGAGATAG
- a CDS encoding SulP family inorganic anion transporter, protein MRDYQRGWLKGDVIAGITVAAYLVPQVMAFASIVGLPAVVGLWAVLAPMAVYFFLGTSRKMSIGPESTTVLMSAAGISALVGAAGGPEQIAEVAAIMSIAVGLVCLVGYIARLGFLTRLLSRPVLVGYLIGIAVLMIISQLSEMTKIDTEGEQAWQELVSFFQQVTEAHIPTLLMAVVVLVLLYVAHWVAPKFPAPLLVLLLAAGAVAVFHLDRFGLVVIGEVPRGLPAPRLPDLSDLDIWALLPYAVGIAIVGFSDNILTARAFASSKDDPIDANQELLALGTANFANGFFQGFPVSTSGSRTVLGNTVGAKTQVHSLVVIAIVIMVLLFAGPILESFPEAALGALVTYAATQLIDVAELKRIARFRTSELFITAVTALSVTIFGVLVGIGVAIALSILDLIRRITSPYADVLGYAPGVAGMHSLDDYPDSQPVEGLVVFRYDSPIFFANADDFSARAMQAIDVSPQPIRWFLLNAEANTEMDLTAVDALDDLRAELKNRGIRFAMARVKQNLQRSLAPTGFIEAMGEEYVFATLPTAVRAYAREFQQQCNRIPEGIPDFILDK, encoded by the coding sequence ATGCGCGATTACCAACGTGGCTGGCTCAAAGGCGATGTCATCGCGGGCATTACCGTGGCTGCTTATCTGGTTCCGCAGGTGATGGCTTTTGCCAGCATCGTTGGGCTGCCAGCCGTCGTCGGTCTGTGGGCGGTCCTCGCGCCGATGGCTGTCTATTTTTTCCTGGGCACCTCTCGGAAGATGTCGATTGGCCCGGAATCCACCACGGTATTGATGTCTGCTGCGGGGATTAGCGCGCTAGTCGGTGCTGCAGGTGGGCCGGAACAAATAGCTGAAGTTGCAGCAATCATGTCGATTGCTGTCGGGCTAGTGTGTCTGGTGGGCTATATCGCGCGCCTAGGGTTTCTCACCAGATTATTGTCGCGACCAGTACTGGTTGGGTATCTCATTGGAATCGCGGTGCTGATGATTATCAGCCAGCTGTCTGAAATGACCAAGATTGATACCGAGGGTGAGCAGGCCTGGCAGGAACTTGTGTCATTTTTCCAGCAGGTTACTGAGGCGCATATCCCTACGCTGCTGATGGCCGTAGTCGTGCTGGTGCTGTTGTATGTTGCGCATTGGGTGGCACCGAAATTTCCCGCTCCACTCTTGGTGCTTTTATTGGCCGCCGGGGCAGTGGCCGTATTCCATTTGGATCGCTTCGGCCTCGTGGTCATCGGTGAAGTACCGCGCGGTTTACCCGCGCCCCGGCTCCCGGACCTGAGTGATCTCGATATCTGGGCATTATTACCTTATGCGGTGGGTATTGCGATCGTGGGATTTTCCGACAATATCTTAACTGCCCGGGCCTTTGCGTCCAGCAAAGACGATCCCATCGATGCCAATCAAGAGCTTCTGGCTTTAGGTACTGCCAATTTCGCCAATGGCTTTTTCCAGGGTTTTCCTGTCTCTACCAGTGGTTCGCGTACCGTGTTAGGAAATACGGTGGGGGCGAAAACCCAAGTGCACTCTTTGGTGGTCATCGCCATTGTGATTATGGTTTTGCTCTTTGCCGGACCGATTTTGGAATCATTCCCGGAAGCTGCCCTTGGAGCATTAGTGACCTATGCAGCCACGCAGCTGATTGACGTGGCCGAGCTCAAACGCATTGCACGTTTTCGTACCAGTGAGCTTTTCATTACGGCGGTTACAGCACTATCGGTCACGATTTTCGGTGTGCTGGTGGGCATTGGGGTCGCTATCGCTTTGTCGATTTTGGATCTCATTCGCCGCATTACCAGCCCCTACGCTGATGTCTTGGGCTATGCCCCAGGAGTAGCGGGCATGCATAGCCTTGATGATTATCCAGATTCCCAACCGGTCGAAGGCCTAGTGGTCTTTCGCTATGACTCACCGATATTTTTCGCTAATGCCGATGATTTTTCGGCGCGTGCGATGCAAGCTATCGATGTATCTCCGCAGCCTATCCGGTGGTTCTTGCTCAATGCCGAAGCCAATACCGAAATGGATCTCACCGCAGTTGATGCTCTCGATGACCTGCGCGCAGAGCTAAAGAATCGCGGAATTAGGTTTGCGATGGCGAGGGTGAAACAAAACCTGCAACGAAGTCTTGCTCCCACTGGCTTTATCGAAGCCATGGGGGAGGAGTATGTGTTTGCCACACTGCCGACAGCGGTGCGGGCCTATGCCCGTGAATTTCAGCAGCAGTGTAATAGGATCCCTGAAGGAATACCGGATTTTATCCTCGACAAATAG